The genomic segment CTATACCTGTACAACTGGCCAAAATTGCTGAATTAaatttatatcctgtgattaagcagtcattatgaatttggttccagtttcgtaattttttttgatctcaaaaaatttaaactttttagtttattgaaattatttatttaaaccttcattaagagatcctacctttcttctttggaggaataaaggagtttatTGCTTCATTCATCTGTTCCAAGATggccgattgatgtcttttgagagtttagcaactaaatactctctcttgTATTCACATTTCCTGCAATATCTTTAGGTCTGTCTcttttacaagaatatttaagtaattttccatatatacaggattctgtcctgttatattttatttcaaaaatgAGCCCTtttgtgaaaggttttattgggaaaatttataatttattgttacaACAGCATAATTACCCTTCACTttagattaagcaagattggaagacagagcttaacatgaccttgataacagaggattgattgcggattttgaagttggttaactcttcttcgatctgtgccagtcactctttaattcaatttaaaattgtacatcattactatttgacaaaggagagactgtcaaaAATGTTTCcgaatgttgatagtcagtgtgatagatgtaaaactgagacagctatatTGACACACATGTCTTGGTCGTGTTCTAtattgaaacatttttggaaatcttttttctcgacaatttctaaagttttaaaaattaatttataacctcataaattgacagttttgtttggtaaaaTCCCTCAATGTATTCAGGGTATTTCTCTATCGGACCAACATGTGACAtgattggccagaagggctattttgttgaaatggaaagatgcttctgctcctactttgataaaatggttctctcaggtgatgctatgtcttagtttggagaaaatcagaagtcaaacttttgatcctcgatctttaataataattttgttgatctttaataataattaataaaaaagattttaaaaatgaaaatcagttattccctttgcaaggccctgacttaattacaggcagatgttcattcctgtccttatcagcGAGTagtcctctctgtactcaaacgagggtacaatgtacaatgttatcagctctcagtctgtctctctgcaagccgcagagaaatgctaatgagcctgtcttagctaaccgctgaagacagagtttacttcagttcaaacattcctattcagtcccaattattcttttaaccagaggttacataggttcaaaatgattttttatatatatcctCAATTTCTCAGGAGGGTTCAGGAGAAATATTTATGTCCAatatagaaactggtgttacctgtgtgtattgtggcgatgcagaagttgctggagaatttgcaagtgggaagaagtggagtgacatttggaaatctgacttatAGAAGCGCAATTTAGCAAGCAAAGTACATGTggaaaatgtgcaaaagctctggtgagaaaatccttcattacccgttacaggcctgctacataggttgtgtgagagcgcagatgaactcgatcgatcccagagaagatcaaagttcttatcgacagcTGTTAAAATtaatctctctatataaaattcactgtgcacatgttatCGCTGGGTataaaaatgcacagtacaagatttaggtgcacactggtcattacaaattagagaggtcaatggtgggaaggtggggagacctccagtgtccctgatgccctcacaagcaggatgtgcatccagctgcagcttgtaaccctgcactttaaggagttgcaacatgaaatggatgaattccggatcatccaggagttggagggggtgatagatatgacatgaagagaggtgagttacacctaaggtgcaggtcactggaaactgggtgagagtcaggaaggggaaagagtttAAATAGCCATCACAGAGCACCCTTGTTGCTATCCCGCACAACAGCAGGTGGACCACTTaggaaactgttggggggattacctggcagaggaaagtcaaagggatgagaggggatttgttcgttaggggaacagaacaaaaggggaataatatcctagtggtaaggattgctagtgctagtgtggggggaagggtgatgtggttaaaataagttgaagtgggaatggcagaacagttagtggagagggtgaattgaattgactttattacatacatccttcacatgcacaaggagtagaaatctttatgttacgtctccgtctaaatgtgcattaTGTAATTTatactacaaaccccatttccagaaaagttggaatattttccaaaatacaatagaatcaaaaatctgtgatatgttaattcatgtgagcctttatttaactgacaaaagtataaagaaaagattttcaatagttttactgaccaacttaattgtattttgtaaacatacacaaatttagaatttgatggctgcaacacactcaacaaaagttgggacagaggcatgtttaccattgtgttacatcacctttccttttaataacactttttaatcgttttagaaatgaggatactaattgtagtagatttgcaattggaaattttgtccattcttgcttgatataagacttcagctgctcagcagtccgtggtctctgttgtctgattctcctcttcatcatgtgccatacattttcaataggagatagatctggactggcagcaggccagtcaagcacacgcactctgtgtctacaaagccacgctgttgtagcccgtgcagaatgtggtctggcattgtcctgctgaaataagcatggatgtcccgggaagagacgtcgccttgatggcaacatatgtctctctaaaatcctaatatacgcctcagagtcaatggtaccttcacatacatgcaactcacccatgccgtgggcactgatgcacccccataccatcacagatgctggcttttgcaccttttgttGATAACAATCCCAATGGTCATTTTcacctttggcacggagaactcgaagcccgtttttttctgaaaactagctgaaatgtggactcatctgaccacagcagactgttccacagtctttcggtccatctgagatgagctcgggcccagagaactcgccggcgtttctgcatagagttgatgtatggcttcctccttgcgtaatacagtttcaagttgcatttctggatgcagcgacggactgtgttgagtgacaatggttttccgaagtactcccgagcccaggtggctataattgtcacagtagcatgacttttctgtgcacttttcaatcttattttaactctgtcccaacttttgttgagtgtgttgcagccatcaaattctaaatttgtgtatatttacaaaatacaattaagttgatcagtaaaactattgaaaatcttttctttgtacttttgtcagttaaataaaggttcacataaattaacatatcacagatttttgtttttattgcattttggaaaatatcccaacttttctggaaatggggtttgtaatttataataaattgtttgtacataggacagtcaatatgacatagaaatgcaattgtatcagcatggattaatcagtctgatggcctggtagaagatgatgtcccagagcctgttggtctttttgctgtggtaccgtttcctggatggtagcagcaggaacagttcgtggttgtggtgaattgggtccccaataaccttcgggcccttttaacacacctgtctctaaaaatgccctgaatagtgggaagttcaacaAATGCGCTGGgctatctgcaccactctctgccaggtcctgcgattaagagaagtacagttcccataaaaggcagtgatgcagccagtcaggatgctgtcaattgtgttcctgtagaaagtccttaggatttggggcaccATCCCaaacttcaactgtctgaggtgaaagaggtgctgttgtgtttcTTTCACAACTcaactggtatgtacagaccatgtgatatCCTtgttgatgtttatgccgaggaacttaaagctgttcatactctcaaccccagatccagcgatgtcaataggagttagcctgtctccattcctccgtccacaatcagctcctttgtttttgtgacaatgagggagacgttgttttcttgacaccagtcagatgttgttcagacctcagatagagtcagcaatcaaatgtttgagcatggtgcgatgaatgtgctgagctgtgtatatcacaatgcaagaagcatcgtaagAAAgctagatgagctcaggacagggaattatgatattgtagccattattggaaCTTGATTGCACCCAACAATCTGAGGGATGtagaggaacatgtttgtagagagatcgcagaccatgccaagaaacaaagattaATTCagaaagtgattttaactttccatatattgactgagcctcccattctgtaaaaggactagatggggtagagtttgtcaagtgtgccCTTAATCAATACGTAGAATTCctgacgtagaagtgtgcaataagctattagggaatgatccagggctggtgacagaaattagcgataataatgtcatgaaatttaaagTAAATAAGGAAAAAGAGAAGTCTGGTCCATGGGGTGAGATTCTAAAtcggagaaaggtcaattttgatggtatcagattgttttggacaggctgttttctgcaaagaagcacttggtaagtgggaggccttcaccAGGGAAATTTTGAATGTGTAGAgattgtatgtgcctgccaaaataaaagttgaaaggtgactggtgcaggggaccttggttttcaagagataatgAGGCCTGGGACATTTCTTTCCCAATGCCTCAGACTTTTGGGTACccagactcattaatgactacaatatcataattccacgccctgagctcatatgactttttttttagtcATCTTCTATTAGCTTCTAAAAaattcccaatagtttttgctcttttgtttcccctctctttggcttttatgttgatgttggcttctcatttcagccacggttgtgtcctcctgcctttccaatgcttccacttctttgggatgtatctatcactcagctccagaattgctcccagaaactccagccactgctgctccttTGTCACTCCGACCgtatcccttccaaacaagtttgaccagcttctctgtcatagaaacatggagtagttcagtacggaaacagcctatttggcccatctagtcaatgccgaaaaacatttaagctgtctaatgcaaccacctgcacctggaccattgccctccatacccctaccatccaggatcccatccaaacttcttctaaatggtgaaaccgagctcatattcaACTCTTGTGCtgtcatctcattccacactctcacgacaatttcagtaaagagctttgccaaatgttcccgttaaattttccccttccccacttacgcatgacttctggttgtcatcccacccaaactcagtggaaaaagctgcttgcatttaccctatctataccctcataattttgtagacttctaacaaatcctcaaaataatgtgtaatttccttttttaggtgtataagatgatgaggggcattgatcgtgtggatagcaagaggtttttttcccagggctgaaatggctaacatgagggggcatagttttaaggtgtttggaaatagataccgaggggatgtcaggggtaagttttttacccagagagtggtgggtacatgcaatacactgccggctatttgtgtgtgtgtgtttcagttactgtggggccaggcacccatgcagctcagtgggaacagggaataataccaatggagagagtcaaactgagccaggtcacagattggagatggcagaaataccCCATTCCTAATGAGACAGGGAGactatcagagaatttgatgctcattccagataccagcactgtgcccagttagaagatgatttctctctccaacttgggttgaacttcactgtaacagtgtgatgtcagatcacgcCTTAGCAActgaagtgatctcatctgaaatgttgttcttcacccattgatggattttgtaaatcttttcatAGGTTAAAAAtggcaaggaatttgtctacgggaatcttgagaacaacacgccagttttgctgtctcagcccagatatttaagaagtggagcaagggattcattcaatcatccttcctgctcagactgtggggagggattcactcgatcatctgacggactggcacgcccgtcattttacacatggggagaggccgttcatctactcagacagcaggaatggattcactcagtcatctcaactgaaggtacgtcagcaagttcacactggataaGGCCAttcctctgttctgtgtgtgagaagggattcagttggtcatcccgcccatggacacaccagtcagttcacactggacaaaggctggtcatctgctgaatttgtggggaaggattcactcggtcatccaccctaatggctcaccagcgagttcacaccggggagcggcctttcacctgttcagactgtggtaaaggattcactcggtcatccaccctaatggcacaccagcgagttcacaccggggagcggccgttcatctgttcagactgtgggaaaggattcactcggtcatctgacctaatggcacaccagcgagttcacaccggagagcggccgttcacctgctcagactgtgggaagggattcactcagtcatctacactgaaggaacatcagcgagttcacactggagagaggccgttcacttgttcagactgtgggaagggattcactaggtcatctaaactgaaggtacatcagagacttcacaccggagagaggccattcacctgctcagactgcgggaagggattcactcagtcatccgacgtactggtac from the Mobula birostris isolate sMobBir1 chromosome 13, sMobBir1.hap1, whole genome shotgun sequence genome contains:
- the LOC140207092 gene encoding uncharacterized protein, with translation MAHQRVHTGERPFTCSDCGKGFTRSSTLMAHQRVHTGERPFICSDCGKGFTRSSDLMAHQRVHTGERPFTCSDCGKGFTQSSTLKEHQRVHTGERPFTCSDCGKGFTRSSKLKVHQRLHTGERPFTCSDCGKGFTQSSDVLVHQSVHTEERPFTCSDCGKGFTRSSELLVHQSVHSGEKPFNCSVCGKRFSRSSTLQRHQRVHTGEKPFNCSACGKRFTQSSHLLSHQRVHTGEKPFTCSECGKGFTRSSQLLAHQSVHTGAAVHLL